A DNA window from Malus domestica chromosome 12, GDT2T_hap1 contains the following coding sequences:
- the LOC114822887 gene encoding phosphoinositide phosphatase SAC8-like isoform X2, with product MWRRGANLDGDVANFIETERLVEIEGFQSPLLQIRGSIRLLWEQIVDLRYKPQLRIITHEQTSNVVECHFFNLSQRYGETMAVDLTDQHGDEGQLSTAFSAEMQNLPNVRYVSFDFHHVCGNSNFENLKVLYEHLRAI from the exons ATGTGGAGAAGAGGAGCCAACCTTGATGGAGATGTTGCTAATTTTATTGAAACTGAGCGGTTGGTGGAGATTGAAGGTTTCCAGTCCCCATTATTGCAG ATTCGAGGTTCAATTCGGCTTCTTTGGGAGCAAATTGTTGACTTGAGATATAAACCACAACTTAGAATTATTACTCATGAGCAGACG TCAAATGTTGTGGAGTgccatttttttaatctttcgCAAAGATATGGAGAGACAATGGCAGTAGACCTAACTGATCAA CATGGCGATGAAGGTCAACTAAGCACGGCATTTTCTGCTGAAATGCAAAATCTACCAAACGTGAG ATacgtttcatttgactttcaTCATGTATGTGGTAACTCAAACTTTGAAAACCTAAAGGTTCTATACGAGCATCTCAGAGCAATTTGA
- the LOC114822887 gene encoding phosphoinositide phosphatase SAC8-like isoform X1, whose translation MWRRGANLDGDVANFIETERLVEIEGFQSPLLQIRGSIRLLWEQIVDLRYKPQLRIITHEQTSNVVECHFFNLSQRYGETMAVDLTDQHGDEGQLSTAFSAEMQNLPNVSRYVSFDFHHVCGNSNFENLKVLYEHLRAI comes from the exons ATGTGGAGAAGAGGAGCCAACCTTGATGGAGATGTTGCTAATTTTATTGAAACTGAGCGGTTGGTGGAGATTGAAGGTTTCCAGTCCCCATTATTGCAG ATTCGAGGTTCAATTCGGCTTCTTTGGGAGCAAATTGTTGACTTGAGATATAAACCACAACTTAGAATTATTACTCATGAGCAGACG TCAAATGTTGTGGAGTgccatttttttaatctttcgCAAAGATATGGAGAGACAATGGCAGTAGACCTAACTGATCAA CATGGCGATGAAGGTCAACTAAGCACGGCATTTTCTGCTGAAATGCAAAATCTACCAAACGTGAG CAGATacgtttcatttgactttcaTCATGTATGTGGTAACTCAAACTTTGAAAACCTAAAGGTTCTATACGAGCATCTCAGAGCAATTTGA
- the LOC114822887 gene encoding phosphoinositide phosphatase SAC8-like isoform X3, with protein sequence MWRRGANLDGDVANFIETERLVEIEGFQSPLLQIRGSIRLLWEQIVDLRYKPQLRIITHEQTSNVVECHFFNLSQRYGETMAVDLTDQHGDEGQLSTAFSAEMQNLPNVR encoded by the exons ATGTGGAGAAGAGGAGCCAACCTTGATGGAGATGTTGCTAATTTTATTGAAACTGAGCGGTTGGTGGAGATTGAAGGTTTCCAGTCCCCATTATTGCAG ATTCGAGGTTCAATTCGGCTTCTTTGGGAGCAAATTGTTGACTTGAGATATAAACCACAACTTAGAATTATTACTCATGAGCAGACG TCAAATGTTGTGGAGTgccatttttttaatctttcgCAAAGATATGGAGAGACAATGGCAGTAGACCTAACTGATCAA CATGGCGATGAAGGTCAACTAAGCACGGCATTTTCTGCTGAAATGCAAAATCTACCAAACGTGAGGTGA
- the LOC103414614 gene encoding phosphoinositide phosphatase SAC8-like: MTWLHTIPPLGSLETCCPIIRAAPNKTSTIYGVAGMIRLLTGNYVLVITSRTEVGTYLGFPVYRVISMRFLSCSEGMKNSTAQECSGVLHGSVENSPINSGAVLLVRD; the protein is encoded by the exons ATGACTTGGCTTCACACAATCCCTCCACTTGGCAGCCTCGAGACGTGTTGCCCCATCATCCGGGCAGCCCCAAACAAAACCTCGACGATATACGGAGTGGCGGGAATGATCAGATTGCTTACAG GAAATTATGTTCTTGTAATAACTTCGCGGACGGAAGTTGGGACTTATCTCGGCTTCCCTGTTTATCGAGTGATCTCGATGAGGTTTCTGTCCTGTAGTGAGGGTATGAAGAATTCAACTGCTCAGGAG TGCTCAGGCGTACTTCATGGTTCTGTTGAAAACAGTCCAATCAACTCCGGGGCTGTACTTCTCGTACGAGACTGA
- the LOC139187433 gene encoding PHD finger-like domain-containing protein 5A, which yields MAKHHPDLIMCQKQPGIAIGRLCEKCDGEKCDGKCVICDSYVRPCTLVRVCDECNYGSFQGRCIICGGVGISDAYYCKECTQQKKDRDGCPKIVNLGSAKTDLFYERKKYGFKKR from the coding sequence ATGGCGAAGCATCATCCTGACCTGATTATGTGCCAAAAGCAACCTGGAATAGCTATTGGAAGGTTGTGTGAAAAATGCGACGGTGAAAAATGCGACGGTAAGTGTGTAATTTGTGACTCTTATGTGCGTCCTTGCACACTTGTTCGGGTTTGCGATGAGTGCAACTATGGATCTTTCCAGGGAAGGTGTATTATTTGTGGAGGGGTTGGAATTTCTGATGCTTATTACTGCAAAGAGTGTACTCAGCAGAAGAAAGATAGAGATGGGTGCCCAAAAATTGTGAATCTAGGAAGTGCCAAAACAGATCTGTTCTATGAACGGAAAAAGTATGGTTTCAAGAAAAGATGA